Proteins from a single region of bacterium:
- a CDS encoding 4Fe-4S dicluster domain-containing protein, with amino-acid sequence MQYWRRPLDADTIASHLGEVFIVEDRCKGCAWCVEYCPCDVLVMSEAFNRKGYHPPEVVKHGECVNCNLCEMICPEFAIFSVAAVEATEEVSS; translated from the coding sequence GTGCAGTACTGGCGAAGACCGCTGGACGCCGACACGATTGCCAGCCACTTGGGCGAGGTTTTCATTGTGGAGGACCGGTGCAAAGGTTGCGCTTGGTGTGTCGAGTACTGCCCATGCGACGTTCTGGTGATGTCGGAGGCCTTCAATCGCAAGGGCTACCACCCGCCGGAAGTCGTCAAGCACGGTGAATGCGTCAACTGCAACCTGTGCGAGATGATCTGCCCCGAGTTTGCGATCTTCAGCGTGGCCGCCGTCGAGGCGACCGAGGAGGTGTCGTCGTGA
- a CDS encoding pyruvate ferredoxin oxidoreductase: MTSATTPSADRTEIRITGFGGQGVVLAGHIIGHACAINAGMNATMIQSFGPEARGSACSATLAVSRGEVLYPYISRPDILVAMSSEGYEKYRDELKDDGILIYEQDLVRPRVKKGQRSSSVPSTRIAESLGRAIVQNIVMVGFVGAVTGLVPRDALREAVLHAVPPGTEELNLAAFERGFEFLEEATHQPVLDAHRPPLEGVAR; encoded by the coding sequence ATGACCAGCGCGACGACCCCGTCCGCAGACCGGACCGAGATCCGCATTACCGGCTTTGGCGGTCAAGGCGTTGTACTGGCGGGTCACATCATCGGCCACGCCTGCGCGATCAATGCGGGGATGAACGCCACCATGATCCAGAGCTTCGGGCCCGAGGCGCGCGGCTCCGCCTGCAGTGCCACGCTGGCGGTTTCAAGGGGCGAGGTGCTGTATCCATACATCAGCAGGCCCGACATCCTGGTGGCGATGTCGTCCGAGGGCTACGAGAAGTATCGCGACGAGCTCAAGGACGACGGCATTTTGATCTACGAGCAAGACCTGGTCCGTCCGAGAGTCAAGAAAGGCCAGCGATCGAGCAGCGTGCCGTCCACGCGCATCGCCGAGTCGTTGGGTCGGGCAATCGTCCAGAACATCGTCATGGTGGGCTTTGTCGGTGCCGTGACCGGCTTGGTTCCGCGGGATGCGCTGCGCGAGGCGGTCCTGCACGCGGTGCCACCCGGCACCGAGGAGCTCAACCTCGCGGCGTTCGAAAGAGGATTCGAGTTTCTAGAAGAGGCGACTCACCAGCCGGTATTGGACGCCCATCGCCCACCGCTGGAAGGAGTCGCGCGATGA
- a CDS encoding 2-oxoacid:acceptor oxidoreductase subunit alpha yields MRQLQPVRDDLPRVCDLQRGRRRGDRGGVVVKADPAGVLTGAHYLDGDFACGEGAMAAGCRFVAGYPITPSTEVVERISRRFPVMGGTFIQMEDELASMAAVVGGSWTGTKSMTVTSGPGFSLMMENIGLAAMMETPCVVVNVQRGGPSTGLPTMVGQADVMQARWGSHGDYEIIAMSPQSPQEAFDLTIDAFNLSEIYRVPVMFLMDEIVGHMTERVMIPPAEEIEVIPRALTAKTREEFLPYQINGKPTPEFARAGDGYRFHTTGLTHDERGYPVMSAECQETCVRRLLDKITDNVDEIVRFEEEATDDAEVVVVTYGITARVARLAIDMARRRGVKVGSLRLIVIWPFAEKRIRELAGKVGAIVVPEINYGQLVLEVERCAGGKCPVLPVSHGGGSVHDPAVIAEVIAQAAAAAA; encoded by the coding sequence ATGCGTCAACTGCAACCTGTGCGAGATGATCTGCCCCGAGTTTGCGATCTTCAGCGTGGCCGCCGTCGAGGCGACCGAGGAGGTGTCGTCGTGAAGGCCGATCCCGCGGGCGTTCTTACCGGAGCTCACTATCTGGATGGCGACTTCGCGTGCGGCGAGGGCGCGATGGCCGCCGGCTGCCGGTTCGTCGCCGGCTATCCGATCACGCCGTCGACCGAGGTGGTGGAGAGGATCTCACGGCGCTTTCCGGTGATGGGCGGGACCTTCATTCAGATGGAGGATGAGCTCGCTTCCATGGCGGCGGTGGTTGGAGGCTCCTGGACCGGCACGAAATCGATGACCGTGACCAGCGGACCGGGCTTCAGCCTGATGATGGAGAACATCGGCCTGGCGGCGATGATGGAGACCCCGTGTGTGGTGGTCAACGTCCAACGTGGGGGCCCCTCGACCGGTCTTCCCACCATGGTCGGGCAGGCCGACGTGATGCAGGCGCGTTGGGGCTCACACGGTGACTACGAGATCATCGCCATGTCGCCGCAGTCGCCGCAAGAGGCGTTCGACCTGACCATCGACGCTTTCAATCTGTCAGAGATCTATCGCGTTCCGGTCATGTTCCTGATGGACGAGATCGTCGGCCACATGACCGAGCGGGTGATGATTCCACCTGCGGAAGAGATCGAGGTGATTCCGCGCGCCTTGACCGCCAAGACGCGCGAGGAGTTTCTGCCCTATCAGATCAACGGAAAACCGACGCCGGAGTTCGCCCGCGCCGGCGACGGCTATCGCTTCCACACCACTGGCCTCACCCACGACGAGCGCGGTTACCCGGTGATGAGCGCCGAGTGCCAGGAGACCTGCGTCCGTCGGCTGCTCGACAAGATCACCGACAACGTAGACGAGATCGTGCGCTTCGAGGAGGAAGCAACCGATGACGCCGAGGTCGTGGTCGTCACCTACGGCATCACCGCTCGAGTGGCGAGGTTGGCCATCGACATGGCGCGCCGGCGGGGTGTCAAGGTCGGCTCGCTCCGGCTCATTGTCATCTGGCCGTTCGCGGAAAAGCGGATCCGCGAACTGGCCGGCAAGGTGGGCGCAATCGTGGTGCCCGAGATCAACTATGGCCAGCTCGTGCTGGAGGTCGAACGCTGCGCGGGCGGCAAGTGCCCGGTGTTGCCGGTCTCCCACGGTGGCGGCAGCGTGCACGATCCGGCCGTGATCGCCGAGGTCATCGCCCAAGCAGCAGCGGCCGCGGCATGA
- a CDS encoding 2-oxoacid:ferredoxin oxidoreductase subunit beta, translated as MSENKVGTRTDFPPTPPEFLPDAVSEHPPEHPVTPYLRMERIPHVWCPGCGIGTVVKCFASALERSGADLDKVSVVSGIGCSGRAAGYLKLDGFHTTHGRAIPFATGLKLGRPELEVAVFSGDGDLSGIGGNHFIHAARRNMDLLVILINNFIYGMTGGQNAPTTPLTAKSSTMPFGNFEEPFNIPHLAASCGAPYVARWTCLHIRRLTWAIEEALDRKGFRLIEVIAPCPTLYSRLNKLGTGLNGMRFYHDNAEIRHGADTRELDIDFQKSITCGKFVDEQKPTFLDRMDEHYGRVLGDKYVPMPVEGGWLQ; from the coding sequence ATGAGTGAAAATAAGGTAGGTACGCGAACCGATTTTCCCCCGACGCCTCCGGAGTTTCTTCCGGACGCTGTCTCTGAGCACCCGCCGGAGCACCCGGTAACCCCCTACTTGCGCATGGAGCGGATCCCGCACGTCTGGTGCCCGGGCTGCGGCATCGGCACCGTGGTGAAGTGCTTCGCCAGCGCGCTCGAGCGCAGCGGTGCGGACCTGGACAAGGTGTCGGTGGTCTCCGGCATCGGCTGCTCAGGGAGGGCGGCCGGCTACCTCAAGCTCGATGGTTTTCACACGACCCACGGCCGCGCCATTCCCTTCGCCACCGGTTTGAAGCTCGGCCGACCCGAGCTCGAAGTGGCGGTCTTCTCGGGCGATGGAGACCTCTCGGGGATCGGCGGCAATCACTTCATCCACGCGGCCCGTCGCAACATGGACTTGCTGGTCATTCTGATCAACAACTTCATCTACGGCATGACCGGCGGCCAGAACGCGCCGACTACGCCGCTGACGGCGAAGTCGTCGACCATGCCGTTCGGCAACTTCGAAGAGCCCTTCAACATTCCGCATCTGGCCGCATCGTGCGGCGCTCCTTACGTGGCCCGCTGGACCTGCCTGCACATTCGACGGCTGACCTGGGCGATCGAAGAGGCCCTCGATCGCAAGGGATTCCGGCTGATCGAAGTCATCGCTCCGTGCCCGACGCTCTACTCCCGGCTCAACAAGCTGGGGACGGGCTTGAACGGCATGCGCTTCTATCACGACAACGCCGAGATTCGACACGGCGCCGACACCCGCGAGCTCGACATCGATTTTCAGAAGTCGATCACCTGCGGCAAATTCGTGGATGAGCAGAAGCCCACGTTTCTGGATCGGATGGACGAGCACTACGGCCGGGTTCTAGGTGACAAGTATGTCCCAATGCCGGTTGAAGGAGGGTGGCTGCAATGA